Proteins encoded together in one Pseudomonadota bacterium window:
- a CDS encoding cell wall hydrolase, producing MGHNSDNRVKRRARKRRKASRVRQSLRLSLREKLLSLSLFVFSSFALVQMGTAQGENSDSAVPAYSDARQLWSERAADNFPGSAFYYLAEDGDWLATNAAGNAGTTLIPGAGNITASAAIGPFAASAFRLGGSTRDRYRALQCLTTAIYYEAALEPDAGQRAVAQVVLNRVRHPSYPANICGVVYQGSERATGCQFTFSCDGSMARRPDPYHWKRARLVASDMLDGAVFAPAGLATHYHTTEVSPYWAPSLNFLGTIGAHRFYSWKGSAGLPAAFSGIYAGNEPSPGPKPKQAITRASATTDPVALARAYEAAIAQSQQVAAANAADKNTSQKAPAASAQSAPPRYSEAARAKGGDANYRAQNLPGASTIRPEYRDSGRWIAEPGKR from the coding sequence ATGGGGCACAATAGCGACAATCGAGTGAAACGGCGCGCCCGCAAGCGGCGCAAGGCGAGTCGCGTACGCCAGAGCCTGAGGCTGTCGCTGCGCGAAAAGCTGCTGTCGCTATCGCTGTTTGTCTTCTCCAGCTTCGCGCTGGTGCAGATGGGCACGGCACAGGGCGAGAACAGCGACTCCGCAGTGCCTGCCTATAGCGATGCCCGCCAGCTCTGGTCGGAACGCGCGGCGGACAATTTCCCCGGCTCAGCCTTTTATTATCTCGCAGAAGATGGCGACTGGCTGGCTACCAATGCCGCCGGCAACGCTGGCACAACGCTGATACCCGGTGCCGGCAATATCACCGCCAGCGCCGCGATCGGTCCATTTGCAGCGAGCGCCTTCCGTCTCGGCGGCAGCACCCGCGACCGCTATCGTGCGCTGCAATGCCTCACCACGGCAATCTATTATGAAGCGGCGCTCGAGCCCGATGCCGGACAGCGTGCCGTGGCCCAGGTTGTTCTCAACCGGGTGCGCCATCCGAGCTATCCCGCCAATATCTGCGGCGTCGTCTATCAGGGTTCGGAACGCGCCACTGGCTGCCAGTTCACCTTCAGCTGCGATGGTTCAATGGCGCGGCGTCCCGATCCCTATCACTGGAAGCGTGCGCGCCTGGTCGCCAGCGACATGCTCGACGGCGCGGTGTTTGCCCCGGCGGGCCTTGCCACTCATTATCACACCACCGAGGTCAGCCCCTATTGGGCACCCAGCCTCAACTTTCTCGGCACCATTGGTGCGCACCGTTTTTACAGCTGGAAAGGCAGCGCCGGGCTGCCAGCGGCATTTTCCGGCATCTATGCCGGTAATGAACCAAGCCCCGGCCCCAAACCGAAACAGGCGATTACCCGGGCATCGGCAACGACAGATCCGGTAGCACTGGCGCGCGCCTATGAGGCAGCTATTGCCCAGAGCCAGCAGGTAGCCGCTGCCAATGCTGCGGACAAGAACACCAGCCAAAAAGCACCAGCGGCATCCGCTCAGTCTGCACCGCCGCGTTATTCCGAGGCTGCCCGGGCCAAGGGCGGTGATGCCAATTACCGGGCGCAGAACCTGCCCGGTGCCAGCACGATCCGGCCCGAATATCGTGACAGCGGCCGCTGGATTGCCGAACCCGGCAAGCGATAG
- a CDS encoding MATE family efflux transporter, with translation MPLPGCCLYRLIPFLPPARISIFKRATQNGQTIAGDSAPPARAGETAERGSLSTRPGKFLSGSLMRHVAVMTLTSSFGLVAMFLVDFLDLFFIAQLGDPALTAAMGFAATLLFFNSALNIGLMITISALAAKSIGMGRGEKANVLFTHVMLLGIVLSLPLALAFWIFAPGFMDLIGATGTAREAAVQYIRIVAPFSPITVTGMICSGFLRAHGDARRAMNTTLAMATTNAIFDPLLIFGLDLGFAGAAYATVLSIFAMAVAGFWPVLRLYGGFAPLKWEHFTADLPPIWGIMGPAVLTNLATPVGGFITFRFLAEYNETVIATYAVIGRIVPVAFCLLFSLSGAIGPIVGQNYGAQSYDRVRDSIRNAVLFATGYTLLIWPVLFFAAPLIADLFDLDGEGVMLLQVFGGIVAPLFLFNGILYISNATFNNLERPRWSTWLNWGRNTIGIVPFLVIGDWLAGAAGLIAGPAIGGVIFGILGYVLALRLVNSHEEKARAAQV, from the coding sequence TTGCCTTTGCCCGGGTGCTGCCTATATCGTCTGATACCATTCCTCCCGCCAGCGAGAATCTCCATCTTCAAGCGCGCCACCCAGAACGGCCAGACCATCGCAGGCGACAGCGCGCCACCGGCACGCGCCGGAGAGACGGCAGAGCGCGGCTCGCTCAGTACCAGGCCGGGCAAGTTCCTCAGCGGCAGCCTGATGCGCCATGTCGCGGTGATGACATTGACCTCATCTTTCGGGCTGGTGGCGATGTTCCTGGTCGATTTTCTCGACCTGTTTTTCATTGCCCAACTCGGCGATCCGGCACTGACCGCAGCCATGGGCTTTGCCGCGACGCTGCTGTTCTTCAACTCGGCGCTTAATATCGGCCTGATGATTACCATCAGCGCGCTCGCTGCCAAAAGCATTGGCATGGGGCGTGGCGAAAAGGCCAATGTGCTTTTCACCCATGTCATGCTGCTCGGCATCGTCCTTTCTCTACCGCTGGCGCTGGCCTTCTGGATATTCGCCCCCGGTTTCATGGATCTGATCGGTGCCACCGGCACCGCGCGCGAAGCGGCGGTGCAATATATCCGCATCGTCGCACCGTTCAGCCCGATCACCGTAACCGGCATGATCTGCTCGGGATTTCTGCGCGCCCATGGTGACGCCCGGCGGGCGATGAACACAACACTGGCCATGGCGACGACCAATGCGATATTCGACCCGCTGCTGATCTTCGGGCTGGATTTGGGTTTTGCCGGGGCTGCCTATGCGACGGTACTGTCGATCTTCGCCATGGCCGTCGCCGGCTTCTGGCCGGTGCTGCGGCTCTATGGCGGTTTTGCGCCGCTGAAATGGGAGCATTTTACCGCCGACCTGCCACCGATATGGGGGATTATGGGACCGGCAGTCCTGACCAATCTGGCGACACCGGTGGGCGGGTTTATCACTTTCCGTTTCCTCGCCGAATATAATGAGACGGTGATCGCCACCTATGCGGTGATCGGACGCATCGTGCCGGTCGCCTTCTGTCTGCTATTCTCGCTGTCGGGTGCGATCGGACCGATTGTTGGCCAGAATTACGGTGCCCAGTCCTATGACCGGGTGCGCGATAGCATCCGCAATGCCGTGCTGTTCGCCACCGGCTATACCCTGCTGATCTGGCCGGTGCTGTTCTTTGCCGCGCCGCTGATCGCCGACCTGTTCGATCTGGATGGCGAAGGAGTGATGCTGTTGCAGGTATTTGGCGGCATTGTCGCACCGCTCTTCCTGTTCAACGGCATCCTCTATATCTCCAACGCGACGTTCAACAATCTCGAGCGACCACGCTGGTCAACCTGGCTCAACTGGGGCCGCAACACCATCGGCATTGTGCCGTTTCTGGTGATCGGTGACTGGCTGGCAGGCGCAGCAGGGCTGATCGCAGGCCCGGCAATCGGAGGTGTGATCTTCGGCATATTGGGCTATGTCCTGGCGCTACGACTGGTGAACAGCCATGAGGAAAAAGCCCGGGCAGCCCAGGTCTGA